In Oncorhynchus gorbuscha isolate QuinsamMale2020 ecotype Even-year linkage group LG03, OgorEven_v1.0, whole genome shotgun sequence, the DNA window caatatcTAGGTCTAATACATAGTACAGAACATATTTAGTCAAGGTCTGAAATACATACATTTCAAAcatcacacacagcctacatatcagtacatacacacaatatcTAGATCTAATATATAGTACAGTGCAAATTAcaataatatacactgctcaaaacaataaagggaacaccaaaataacacatcctagatctgaatgaattaaatatttttattaaatacttttttctttacatagttgaatgtgctgacaacaaaatcacacaaaaatgatcaatggaaatcaaatttatcaacccatggaggtctggatttggagtcacactcaaaattaaagtggaaaatcaCACTACAGGctaatccaactttgatgtaatgtccttaaaacaagtcaaaatgaggctcagtagtgtgtgtggcctccacatgcctgtatgacctccctacaacacctgggcatgctcctgatgaggtggcggatggtctcctgagggatctcctcccagacctggaataaagcatccgccaactcctggacagtctgtggtacaACGTGTCGTTAGTGGATgtagtgagacatgatgtcccagatgtgctcaattggattcagttctggggaacgggcgggccagtccataacatcaatgacttcctcttgcaggaactgctgacacactctagccacatgaggtctagcattgtcttgcattaggaggaacccagggccaaccgcaccagcatatggtctaacaaggggtctgaggatctcatctcggtacctaatggcagtcaggctacctctggcgagcacatggagggctgtgcagccccccaaagaaatgccaccccacaccatgactgacccaccgccaaaccggtcatgctggaggatgttgcaggcagcagaacgttctccatggcgtctccagactgtcacgtctgtcaagtgctcagtgtgaacctgctttcatctgtgaagagcacagggcaccagtggcgaatttgccaatcttggtgttctctggaaaatgccaaacgtcctgcacggtattGGGCTgtaaagcacaacccccacctgtggacgttgggccctcataccaccctcatggagtctgtttttgaccgtttgagcagacacatgcacatttgtggcctgctggaggtcattttgcagggctctggcagtgattctcctgctcctccttgcacaaacgcgtaggtagcggtcctgctgctgggttgttgccctcctacagcctcctgcacgtctcctgatgtactggcctgtctcctggtagcgcctccatgctctggacactacgctgacagacacagcaaaccttcttgccacagctcgcattgatgtaccatcctggatgagctgtgagctgcactacctgagccacttgtgtggggtGTAgtctctgtctcatgctaccactagagtgaaagcaccgccagcattcaaaagtgaccaaaacatcagccaggaagaataggaactgagaagacatgactcctttattgggggtgtcttgctaattgcctataatttccacctgttgtctattccatttgcacaacagcatgtgaaatttattgtcaatcagtgttgcttcctaagtggacagtttgatttcacagaagtgtgattgacttggagttacattgtgttgtttaagtgttccctttatttttttgagcagtgtatataaaatggcggtgtctcttcacagtcccctttGTGCAGTAAGGTGTTCTTTAATCTATTTTTTTAATTGGTTTTATTGAAAGCTTGAGTTACCTGTAGCCAAGGCTCTATTTAAGATTGTGCTTTCCCtgcctctgttctggacctgtTTGCATGTCTTGTGTTGTATAAAGCGCTCATCACTTCAAATAGGCTGCAGTACATGTCATATTAATCAGCATAACACgctaaataggtcaggagccagacagggagcctaagaAGGAACacaaaatattttttggggggggttaattaaaaaaaaaaatttttttaaggCTGTAGCCTACAAGAAATACATTGTGAAGTATTTTCGAGTGCTACACACTAGGCTTGGTAGGGAGTCAGGGACATTAAGCGCTCAGCATTTAAAAAACGTTTTGTTGTATTAAATAATTTTAGTCTAAAAATTGCACATATACACTGTGACCTACTAgaattaaataaaacattcaaAATGCCTTATTAGCCTTAGTCTGCATGCCTTTGAATTAATTTTAAGAAACGCAGACCAGTAGCGGAGAATATCCTCTCCGTGcttgcagagccactggggaGTTTTTTTTTTCTATGGGTAGGCCTAAAGGTTTTTCGGCAAAATAACCCAATCAAAATGGAAAGCTCCTTGAAAGTTGGAATATGCCAGGCATATTAGGCCAAAATCAATTATAGCTTATTGTATAGATAATACTACAAAAATTATGGACACTTTTAAGAGATCTGTTTTTTAGTTttaaatactttgctacaatgacacacttaATTAGCTGCCCACCTCATTCCTTTATTTTAGCATGTGCACATAGTAAGTCATCATGCTTGTTGGAtgtgtcttttcagattccacaatgtttctttagttgtggacattaCATCACCGcactttctctcttgctcttggtcctCATATTTGTAAATCACCTTGATTTTGCACCTGTACATTTGatcagtttctttatgaaaatatttagggAACTAcatgacagtagctaaagcaaggggctatagcagcacacaagtagactacaaatgcatgctgggccCGGCATGCCCTGAGCTTTTGATGTGAGCGCTACTTGGAGCGGGCGAAAAGGCCGACAAGTCAGCCTTTGGGAATCTCGCTTCAGTCAAATTGGACACGCTCTGCTCAAGCTCCGCTCAGATCACTGGCCCCGGGCAGCATTTGGTAAACTAACACACCCACACTCATCTCCCCTTCCCTGCTCTGTTTTTAGCTACCTTAACAATGTGGGTTGACACACACGTTAATTTAGCGATCTCAGTTCATACATTACACACATTCTTACCTCCCTGCAGTAACAGTTTGGTATGTTATAAGAACTACGCAGACAAGCTTTCATGTTTCATTTATGTGAAGTTTATTGTACTTATCAATGTTTTGGATGAGCgctctgtttgtttgtttctgttcctctctctgtagcttccgggtattcTGGAATAAGGACACGAGATATGGCAATCGGGCTGGCTTTGTAGTGACTGTGCAATTGAAGACAGCATGTCAGGAGTGATGGGATTATGTAACTGTGTTATATTGCGCTATATTGTATTATTAAAAACCGATTTCTAAGGTTCAATGAAGATAATTCATGATATGTTTAGCTTAGTGGAAAATGTAGGCTTTGATGTTGGTAAGGGGGGCGGGGGGCGTTTTGATTGAGTTGTTGATGGGGCAGCACTGTTTTAGCTGTCCCATAATGTATACTTTTGGTGGCAGCACTGTTTTAGCTGTCCCATAATGTATACTTTTGGTGGCAGCACTGTTTTAGCTGTCCCATAATGTATACTTTTGGTGGCAGTACTGTTTTAGCTGTCCCATAATGTATACTTTTGGTGGCAGTACTGTTTTAGCTGTCCCATAATGTATACTTTTGGTGCCAGTACTGTTTTAGCTGTCCCATAATGTATACTTTTGGTGGCAGTACTGTTTTTCTTCCAGAATCCCTATGTAAATAAACACCCTTGCACAGAAGTACTTTTACGGCCATCGTTttatttgatagaggttaggtttttcagtttagccttctggcctactctacgctACATATGGTGGCAGTAGTGGGATGGGGCACCGCAAATCAGTGCATTCCAAAAAGAGATATAGGAACGTGTACAGAGTTGTgtccgcagcagcagcagcatcaactGTCAGAAAAGGTACCTAAAATTGAAACGGGGTGGAATACGATGGAATTATCCGGTCAAGAAGAGGTGAATTCTGAGAAACTAGGAGCCTGGCCAAGGGGCCAAACACAACCAGAATCGCTTGAGTTGTAGATTGAATCACCAGATACAGACATAAAAGACCAGCCAACTGAAGGAGCAGTTGGAGGACCCGAACCACAACCAACCATGGTAGCCCTTTTCCAGCAACTTTTCACCTACCTTGAGATGAGGGATGAAGAGTTCGAGCAGGAGTTCAGGGGCCTACGACAATCTGTCCTCACAGCGCCTGTCTTCACATTGTTCTGTGTAATTGCGGGGTCATCTTTGGGTGCTAAAATTTGTCGTTTTTGATTTTAAAAGAATAAATACGTTTTTTTGTGTGAAGTTGGAGTTCCAGTCAGGCCACACTAGTCGTTGCTCAAATCCATCCTAAATCGTGTTGAGTTGAGTTTAGTCAGCATCCACCAGGCAGGCCTACATGTCAAAACCCCTATTATAAAGCCCTACAACATAGGGCTATTAACTTATCATAGTGGTTAAAGTTAAATAATATAATTTATTGTATTTACAAATTACATTATTTTGCTTATTGGCATAGGTCTACACTTACGATTAAATTATGTTGTGTATGAGGCAAAAGGTGAATGAGTCCCATGAACAATATAAGGGTTGGGATAAGATATCACATTTAACTCCCCATTCTATCAATTCATCGATATATTTGCAAAATTATCCCCATATCAATATTATTGATGTCTTGTTAGTAGTGGATCCTGCGGAGCAGTTTTGGTGAGAAGTGTAGCTCTGTGTTGTAAACTGTAACCTGTCTATATGCTCCTTAGCGGTGGCGCGTATAGTGGTTACCATACAGTTGAGCATGGTGGTACACGAGACCCGGGACTCAGTCCTCCGGTGTGACGTGAATCGACGTCCGCCCCCAGATCCTCCTTATCAGTAGAAAATGGGCAGTCCCTCCACGGCGGAGACAGCGGCGTCCAAAACGTGACTCATGTGACAGAGGTAGGTCACTCTGCGAGCGAGAGTCAGAGGGGTTTATTTAACACGTAGCTCTAGTGTCCTCCCCCACTTTCCCAACGCGCAACCAAGATTAGTGCATCTTCAGGGCTACCTCTTGACTGACTTCGTGATCTCCGGGACAATTTACTACCATTCGGCGacaaatataataataacaacaattgAAATATAAAGGAAAATACATTTTCTCTACATATTGTTAATCTCGAGTTAGTAGGAATACTGGACGATTTACTTGTATTAAATTTCATATGCATCCTTAAGTGAATACATTGGGAAACAAGCTTGCCCTTTCGTGATTAGTTTGGAGTAGGCCTAAAGATAATGGAAATGGAAAGGATTCAAAGGGCGCAACCCCCTCCCAAGTACCAGCAGGCTGAGCTGTCTGACATGCAAGGGTAAGTTGCTGAGAAATATATTTGTGCAATGGCCATGCTTGTGCTGTGCCTCTACATAGTGTCACACATTTGTCTCTCTTGACATTGAGTGCGCAACTTCACAAAACTCACATCTCATTGACTGTCTTGTGCCTTTCTTTAGGATGGATTTCCCTATATATGTATACAAATCCCGTCGGGGAATGAAACGAGCAGAGGAATGCAAGGTTGGTAGAAATATTTGTGTTTATTCACTATTTTCATGTGAAATAATACATTTGAATGTAATTTTATTACAATAAGAATATTGTGATTATACAATATTTAAACTAAACATTGTTTTAAGTCATTCATTCGGCCTGATCATTCAGATCATGCGGTGACCCGTTTTCCCATCTGATGTGAGGCTTGAAGTCCATGTTAGTGTTGACAGGGCTGCTTGTCAAATTGCTGTAGGTGTTCGGTAACCTCAATATGACTCCACCTAACCTACTTTCACACTCCTGCCTTTAGGAAAACTACAAACTACCTCATCGACTTATTGAGAAGAAAAGGCGAGACAGGATAAACGAGTGCATCGCTCAGTTGAAAGATTTATTGCCTGAGCACCTGAAACTTACAGTAAGTTCCTATTTATCTGGAAGTAGCACAGTAATAACTGGTTCATTGTTCACTGCTTGTAGATGTTAGCTAAGGCGCCGTTAAGTGGTTGCTTTGTGGTACTTCAGGTTTTGGTATCGGCGTGACTAACAGTTGAGATTTATAAAATTATTTAAATCAATGAAAATAAGTACTTAAACTAATTCTGAAATGGTGCAAATTTCCTTAGATCAGTATTTTTTATGATTCAGGTATCTGATATATTATCAACTGTTGAAGATCGAATTTAATTAGAGTATAACTAGTTATTGTTGTGCCTccaagtttgtgtgtgtgctgctgagtGCAGCGAGCCCCTGCTGACAGTAGTGTGTGTTATTCTCGTAGACTCTTGGCCATCTGGAGAAGGCTGTGGTTTTGGAACTCACGCTCAAGCATGTGAAAGCCCTCACCACTCTACTGGAAAACCAGCAGCAGAAAATCCTCGCTCTGCAGAATGGCATGCAAATCGGTGAgaagaaacatacacacacacacccacaatatGATGATTCTGCAGAAGGGCAGGCAAATCAGTGAATGTAAATATAGCTTGTCGTCTCTTACCTTGACTAGTTTCCATTTGGATGCAGACAACATCCTCACTAATTCTCAAATGCAGCACAGTGCATTTCTCATCTATTGCATTATTATAACATGTTACCGGAATAAGAAACTGAGACAGAATAACTCAGTTTTAGAATGGATGTGGTTGAATATAAGGGGACATTTTACCCATAATAAGATGTATTACTTATGAGAATTTCCCCAAATGTGATGAGAGTAGTTTGGCAGTTTCCAAAAGAATGCATTGTGGTAGTTCTGTATTTGATGTTGTTGTTCCTTCCTGTCTACAGAGCAGTCCTCTCCCAGCCAGGAGAACAGCGAGGGGATGTTCCGCTCAGGCTTCCACGTCTGTGCTCAGGAGGTTTTACAGTACCTGGCCAACCAGGAGGGTGACGGAGACCTCACACCCTCCCACATGATCAACCACCTGCACAAGGTGGCCACTGAGATCCTCCAGGGCCCTCCCCACAGCCCCTGGCCCGAAAAGACCCccagctaccaccaccaccaggcccTGAGGGAGAAGCCTGTAGGCCAGCCCCCCAAGCCCAGCGAGGGCCACAGGAAGAACTGTGTGCCCGTCATACAGCGGGCGTATGCCCAGGTTGGCGGTGAGCAAAGTGGCAgtgatacagacacagacagcggCTACGGTGGCGAGCAGGGTGAGCATCTGGCGTTGCGTGCAGGGTACTGTGGCCAAGAGAGACAGCTGAAGAGAGCCCTGGGCGAAAAGACGACATCATTGGGCGTCAAGCAGGAAGATGAACCTCGCCACAAACATGCCCGGGTGGAGTCATCCGATGACGAGTTTCTCTCAGGTGGAGAGTCATCctcatcctcttcatcctcctccagcGGTCACGGCAGCTACATGAGCGCCTACTCCCCCCACCAGGCCCAACCTCATCCTCTCTGCATGCCCTTCTACCTCATCCCCCCTTCTGCTGCCGCTTATCTGCCCATGCTGGAGAAGTGCTGGTACTCTGGGGCCATGCCCATGATCTACCCTGGCCTGGGGGGCTCCGCACAGGGCATGCCTAGTGACACGCATGCCCAAACTTCCCTGATTACGATATCCCCCAGGGggcactctccctctccccccaccgtGGCCCAGAGCCCCATGGACTCACCAGCCCTCCTCCAAGCGTTAAAGCCCATTAACCTGGAAACCAAAGACTGAGAGACCACTGAACAGTGTTATTGAACATAGACTGCTCTGCCGAGAGGGAACATGGGGGACAACATGACTAACAGTCAGATCACCCACCAtcacccctctcccctggtcCCTCACCCCAGAGGTCAGAAGAccgaagggagacagagagcatgCAGCTGATCTGGTCCCGGACTGGTGATATATCATCCACAGCCACACGGCTGTGAAGACAAGAAAGAGTGAAGGTGTAGAATGAAGACAGCTGAACCTGTTACCTGACCCTCAACCCTCTGAATGTTTGACTTAAAATGCATACCCCCACCAGAGCGCTGAGTGCATCATTGACCCCACTGATCTGGACCTGCCCTGAACACACACCCTTGGTTGAATGTAAAAGAGAGGCAATCCCGTAGATGCTGTTGTTGAGGTTTCTACATGCTGATGACACTGACAGGTCTCAGTTGTAGCTGCtgccatagagacacatacacgTCCTAAATCATGTTACACCTAATGTCAACAGTCACCTTTCACCCAAAGGTCGCTGTCTATCTATCTTAGGTAACCATTGCCATCGCTGACAATGCCCTTTGCCCCATTTCCTATGACAACAACAAGCGCTCTGACTAAAATAATGATCCCCACAACTGTACAGCCAGGAGCAAAGGGTACGCCAATTCACACTTTATGGAGTTAGTGATGTCATCACGTGACCATGTCGAGTTGGCAATTCACTGACTGTTGAGATGGATTTTCTGTCATTATTGTGTATACTTCTTGTACATCTCTATTTTTGACATGTGTCCTAATTCTCAGACTAGAGAGAGGGGTAGTAGAGTGTGGACAGTCATTTTAGTGTAAAATAAATCCTGTACATTAAACCCTGTACATACTGTAGCCCTGTGCTGGCCCTGGTCTGCGTTTTTCAGCAATCCGCTTCTCCTCAAGTCAAACCTGGTGTTTGTTCATGCTGTTGCCTTTTACTTGTGAAAAGCTGATAAAAGCATCATTGGATGtttattaaatgtatttgtaTGAATACTGCAGTCTAAGGAGTTGGCGAGAAGTGAATGTATACGTTTTAACAGAATATTCGTTTTTTATAGAAAGATGTACTTGGGACCTACCAGAAAGTTGTTGATGTACATATTTTGTCTAAATGGTGATATACATTATATAAGCGTattaataaaatatttttttcctgtGGAAAGCCTGTCTGCTTGGTTCCTCATGAGTGAGTAGAGTGCATCTTGAGGTGAAATGTAATCTCCTGGGATATATTTCTCCCACAACCACAAATCTGTCTGTGGAAACTTGTAACGATTCTCATCCTCGTCTGATGAGGAatatgaaggatcggaccaaaatgcagcgtggtacgtgtccatgttaactttattaatctgaacacaaaataacaaaaggTGAAATAAGGagaaaacgaaacagtcctatcaGGTGACAAAACATAAAAgaggaaacaactacccacaaaacccatgtgggcaagagctacctaagtatggttctcaatcagagacaacaacagacagctgtccctgattgagaaccatacccagccaaaaacaaagaaatacaaaaacatagaaaaaggacatagaatgcccacccaagtaacaccctggcctaaacaaaacagagaataaaaagcctctctatggccagggcgtgacagaactcTTATAGAATGGGGAGAGCTGCTGCAGTCTGCTCACTAGACGGGCACTGCTAGTCACAAGAAGAGAAACACCGCTATGGATGTTTTCTCTGCtttttacacacacagacagacagacagacagacagatactgtggTGTCCCTGAACAATCAGTGCGCTCTAAAGGCCGTATTTTATCTTTCATATATTTAGGTTGTTTAAAGTATAgcacttcacatttccaaaaAGTTGAACCTGGACACTAACGGACACCAGAACAATCAGACCGAACCTGAATG includes these proteins:
- the LOC124031231 gene encoding class E basic helix-loop-helix protein 40-like — protein: MEMERIQRAQPPPKYQQAELSDMQGMDFPIYVYKSRRGMKRAEECKENYKLPHRLIEKKRRDRINECIAQLKDLLPEHLKLTTLGHLEKAVVLELTLKHVKALTTLLENQQQKILALQNGMQIEQSSPSQENSEGMFRSGFHVCAQEVLQYLANQEGDGDLTPSHMINHLHKVATEILQGPPHSPWPEKTPSYHHHQALREKPVGQPPKPSEGHRKNCVPVIQRAYAQVGGEQSGSDTDTDSGYGGEQGEHLALRAGYCGQERQLKRALGEKTTSLGVKQEDEPRHKHARVESSDDEFLSGGESSSSSSSSSSGHGSYMSAYSPHQAQPHPLCMPFYLIPPSAAAYLPMLEKCWYSGAMPMIYPGLGGSAQGMPSDTHAQTSLITISPRGHSPSPPTVAQSPMDSPALLQALKPINLETKD